The Streptomyces sp. NBC_00483 genome contains the following window.
ACTCGTCGACCGACCGGGCCAAGGCAGTCGCCACAGCGATCGAGTCGTGCCGGACAGCGGGGCCGGGCTCACCGGCCGGAGTCCGCGCCCTGCTCCACGAGCGCCTGGCGTGGGCACACGCAGTCGCAGGGAACCCACGCGAGACAGAGGCGGCCCTGCACACCGCCGAAGCCGCCCTGCGGGAACCGGACGGGAGCCCAGTCCCCGACTGGGCTGCCTGGGTCGACACTGATGAGGTAGAGATCATGAAGGGCCGATGCTGGACGGAACTCCGCCGCCCGCTGCGTTCGGTCCCTGTCCTCGAAGCCGTCTTGGCGCGCTTCAACGACACCCACGCCCGAGACAAAGCCCTCTACACGTCGTGGCTTGCCGAGTCCTACCTGTCCGCGAGCGAGGTCGAGGCCGCCGCCGTGACCGCAAGCCGCGTGCTCGACTTGTCCGCCGGTGTCGCATCGGTACGCCCCCGGCAGCGGCTCGCACCCACGCTGTCGGCGTTGGCGCAGCACCGAGGCTCACCGGAAGTCGATGACCTACTGGAGCGGGTACGGGCCTAACCGAGGTTCTTGTCGACCCAGCCCCGAAAGTCCTCCGACGATTCGGCGAAGACAACCGCGTTCAACTCGGGCCGCTCCCACGGGTGATGCGCAAGCACGAACTCCTCCAGTTCGGAGTACCGATCAGCGCGCGTCTTGAAGAGGACTCGGTACTCCTCGCCGGTGCCGAACTCCCCGTTGTGCCAGAACGCGGAGACGACCGGGCCGATAACCTGCGCGCCCGCGGCAAGCCGACTGCTGACGACGGCCTTGACGAGGACAACTGCCTCATCCTGGGTAGCCGTTGCGGTGGCGACCTGAAGATAGTTCATCATGCGCCAAGCCTAGGCACGACACGGGCCAGCGGGTAGAGCGCACCCGGTCACTCGGGGCGCGCGGACAGCTCTCGCACGACGATGAAGTGCCTCGGTGGCACGTTCGGCCTGTGGGGCCCGTCCAAGGCCTGGCAGTACGTCGCCCCTTCCCGATCGTGTAGCACACCGGCCTTCCAGCCCAGACCGATGCCGCAGGCCGTGCAGGCACCTCCAAATCCGATGGGTGCGGCTCCTGGCTCATACAAGATTTTCGTGAGCGTTGATCGACTTGTTGGGCCGTGACACGTCGCTGATGCGGCGGGATGCTGCCTGTGTGCGATGACGTGTTGAAGATGTTGCCGCAGCTGGCTGCTGTGGATATTGGTTCGGTCCTGGAGTGCGGGGACACAGTGGTGATCTGCGCACGGTCCCGGGCGGAACCGGCCGCGTGCACGGGCTGCGGCCAGTCCTCCGGCTGGGAACACAGCCGGTACGTGCGGCACGTCGAGGATGAGGCCGTCGGTGGCCGCCCGGTGCGGATCGATCTTTCGGTCCGGCGTCTGTACTGCGAGAACGCGGCCTGCCGAAGACCACCTTCGCGGAGCAGATCGAAGGGCTGACCCTGCGCTATCAACGCCGTACTCCGGGACTTCAGTTGATCGTCGCGGCCGTGGCGACAGCGCTGGCGGGCAAGGCCGGCTCGCGGCTGCTGCTCCACCTGCACCACGCCCTGAGCTGGGCGTCCCTGCTCGCCCGTCTGATGAAGTGCCCTGACCCGCCGACTTCGACGTTGCGGGTGGTCGCCGTGGACGACTTCGCGCTACGGCGCGGTCGCCGCTACGCCACCCTCGTGATCGACGCGGAATCCCGTCTACCCGTCGACGCCTTCAACACCAGCGATGCCGAACCCACCGCCGACTGGCTGCGCGCCCAGCCAGGCATCGAGGTGGCCTGCCGCGACGGCTCGGCCTCCTACCGCACCGCGATGACGGCCGGTGCACCGCAGGCTGTCCAGGCCAGCGACCGATTCCACCTGTGGCAGAACCTCGGGCGCAAGATCTACGAGGTGGTCACCATCCACCGTGACTGCCTGCCCGAACCCGACGACGAGACCACCGCACCGCGGACCCCCGGCGGCCTCATGGCCAAGCGCACCCGCCGAAATCACACCACCGTCCACGCCCTGCTCACCGAAGGGATGGCGCTACGCGCGATCGCTCGGCACATGGACTTGGACCGCAACGTCGTACGACGCCATGCCCGCGCCGCCACCTGGCAGGAGGTCGTCCCTGTCTGGCCTCGCCGTGTCGGCATTATCGGCCCCTACCAGGGGCACCTGCACCGCAGGTGGGCCGAGGGAGAACACAACATCGCGGCTCTCGCCCGCGAGATCACCGCACGTGGCTTCCACGGCAGCGAAGGAACCGTCCGCCTCTACCTCACGTCCCACCGCGAGGCCTTGGACGCAGGCCTGCCTCCACCCGCCCCCGCCCGCAGCGCGTTCGAGGTGACCCGGCTGCTGACCACACGCCCCGAGCGCCTGGGCGAGGACCAGCAGGTCTTCGTCAAGCACCTGCTGGAACGCTGCCCCGAACTGCGCGTCCTCCACGGCCTCATCGGTGCCTTCCGTGAGGTCTTCGACAAGAAGCGCGCCGCGCTCATGGACCGCTGGATTACCAGCGCCCGCCAGAGCGGCCTCGCCCCGCTCGTCCGCTTCACCGTCAGTCTGCAGGACGACTTCGACGCGGTGCACGCCGCCGTGACTCTTCCCTACAACTCGGGCGTCGCGGAGGGCAGAATCACGGACCTGAAAATGATCAAGCGTCAGATGGCAGGACGCGCGGGCATCCCGTTGCTCCGCAAGCGCGTGATCCTCGTCGCCCACTCACGACGCACCCCGCACCGCACCACTCCGGACGACCCCTGGGCGATCAACGGCTACGAAAATCTTGTATGAGCCGAGAGCCACACCCATCCCCTTTTCCATATAGCGGATGTCCTCCTGTCTTCCCTAAAGCACGGGCGTGGTGCGTGTAGAGGCCAATAGGATCACCTGGACTCGCACGCCGGTTCGAGTCGCGGGGGTCCGGGGCGCCGGCGTGTAGAAGGGGGAGGACTCTTGAGACGCATAGCAACCGTCTTACTGGCATTGCTGGTTCCTGTCGCCGGGCTCTCTGCCGCGCCAGTGGCTGCGGCCGCGCCTGACCCGGTGAAGTACGAGATGACGGCAGTTCCCTACGCCTCGGTGCCGGAGCCCGAGACCGGGGAGTCCCGGAGGTCTGTCGCCGCGCCGAACGCCGCGAATCTGGAGGGGCCGACCGCGGCCGACTTCGCCGAGTGCCGCGCAGACGCTCACTTGGCCAATGGTGTGGGTCTGGACCGGTTCCGGGGGTGCATCGGCTACGCCTTCCAGATCTCGAAGTACAAGATCATCGATGGGGTGCCCGTTCCGGTTGGGAACGTCAAGTTTCGACAGGTCCTGCTCGTCGTAGGCGACGCGAAGGCACGGTCGGCCATGGTGTACAGCGACTTGGCCGACTTCGTGGTCACCGGCGACATCGAACCAGAGCTTCCCGTCACCTCGGGTGTGAACTCTCCCGGAGGCGCACCCGGATGCAGCGTGACCACGCCGGCCACGACCAGGACCCTGGCGCAGTGGGAGCTGTCCACGACGCCTGCAGCCCAGTGGGCAGTGACATCTGCGACCGGTAGCGGGCAGACGCGAGACGACATCACCTACTGTGGATACACCGCCAACTGGAGCTCCCCGGGCGATTCCGCAAGTGGCGGCGCCACGCTGAACGTCCGCTATGACTCCGCCGACTACTTCCAAGGCGCCCCGGGCGGAGCCACGTTCCCGATCTATACCGTCCCCTGCCTGGAATACAGCTCTGCGACCGGGAGCCCCGTCAAGGGCGTGGCCGACCACATCAACCTCGCCTTCGCCTCCCCGGGGTCGACACTCCCGGCCAAGACAGGCAAGACGATCCCCGGTAAGTGCGGATCTACCAGCTACCTTCACCGGCTGTACTCGAAGTGGGACGCCACGGCGGACGGCCAGTACAAGAACAACCGCAACACCACGGCCCGTGAATGCAAGAAGCTGCCACCGCCCAACGCGGACGAACAGTGCGACGAATTCCCCTTCGCCGCAACCTGGGAAGGAAGCGGTGCGGGAAACGGCAACTACTCCTTGAAGTACGTGCCGGGTACTGACAACTCCAAGGCCGGAGCAGCCCTGGCAGCGTTCTACAAGGCGCAGAGAGTCCTGCACACCGACGCGTTCCAGGTTCGCATCACCTGAGAGCGCACGGTGGGTGGCGCGATCGCAGATCGCGCCACCCACCCGCCGGCTCACCACAGTTGGATGAGGAATGCGTCGTTCTGCTCTTCCATCTGGACTTGGCGCCGCAACAGCCGAACCGAGTACGTGCGCTCCTGGAGCTCGAGTCCGGTCGACTCGAAGCCCTGTGTGAGAGAACAGACAGCCAGATCAGTACCGGTGCTGTGGTAGACGGCCCTACCGGCCGTCGCCCACCCTGCCTGCTCACGAGCGTCGGGCGCGCCGCTCAGTACCTGAACCGTGACGTCAGCGTCGTGATCAATCGAGGGGCTGACGATGAGCAAAGCGCCGCGACCGGCAACCAGAGGGCCTGAGTCCAGGTCAAGTTCCGTCCAGGGCTCCTCGCCGACGGTGGCGTCCTCCTGCGCCCCGAACAGAGAATTCTCTACGCACACGGTGCCCGACCACGTCCCCACGATTTCCATCCCGTCAGTCTGCCTGCTCAAGGCCACGGATGGCTCTCTCCCTGCGCTGCTCCCGCCGACAGCTGCGGCAGCAGGTCCGTCACATTGACATCACACGTCATCAGCGTGCCGTGCCGATCCAGCCGGCCGAGCGGAAACCGGGCAGTCGATCAACGCCTACGAAAATCTTGGAAGAGCCAGGAGCCACACCCAAATCCGATGGGGACCTTGAGTTCGTCATCAGATGTCTTCTATGGCGCGGACCGTGGATCTCCCGGCCCGTTACGGTCTCGCGCTGCTTTGGGGCGGGCCACCGGATTACGCCGACGGTGGGAGGCGGACGGCACCCCGCAGGCAGCATCAGCGGCAGCAGCGAATCAGAGTCAGATACTGCACTCATGATGCACAGTGCCCATGAAGAAAAGGTCCCTTTCAGCTGTCCCAACTGGTGCGCGTCCCACAATGACGAGGAGAGGCGTACCGGCGAGGAGATCGACGACATCCTCCACATGGCGAAGACCGCCGATGTGCTGCCCGACCCGGACGATGCCCGCGGCACTCCGTCGTGGGACGGCTTCACGGTCACCCTCTGCGCCGAGACCAACGAGGACGGTTCTCCGCGCCCAGGCCGGCTTGAGATCGTCATCGACCAGGCTCACTACTACGTCAAAACACCTCACGCTGCCCGTAGGCTCGAAGACGACCTGGAGTCCGTGCTGCATGCCGTGCGGGACTGGCGCGGAATCATGGAAGTCGAGCAGTCACTGGCGCACTGACGAGCCTCTGCTTACGTCGAGCCCTACGTCCGATCTTGGCCCAAACCCGCGACGGCATCGCGGATGCGAGATCGGACACGACGCCGGCCCCTCCACCGTCCCAGCGTTCCTGTCGCCTTGTCGGGGTCGGTGTGGGCGGTCCATCCGCAGTCCAGCCCGTCGAAGACCTCGACCCAGCCGACTTCGGCCTCACGGCTCCGGTTGAGGGTGCCCGCGTTCTAGACGAACGCGCTGTTGGCGAGCGTGGCCGCCTCCGCCCGCGCCCGTACGCGCGCACCGTTCCAGTAGGCCAACCGGAGTTCGGGGGTGCGCGCGAGTCGGCGCCCCTTGTCCGCTGCTCGGAGGGCGTGGGTGCTCGTCCGGGTTCGGAGGCTGGCTGGCGTGCACTGCCGCAGTCGTACCGTGGCGCAGTCTCATCGGCTGTGACGCGGGTTCGGAGATGGGTCGGCGCCGCCCAGAGTGAGCCACGGGGTGGCTGGTGAACGGCAACGCGGAAGGGACCGGATAGCCGCCGGTCGTGGCCCAACAGCCCATGTACTCAAAGCTCTTGTACGAGGGCGGTTCCGCTCTTGTTCGGCCCGACGGTGTGGTGGTCGCGTTCCATTCGCGATCAGTCAGAGGGGCCTGCTCATGGCGCCACTTGTACTCACCACACTCATGCTCTGCACCGCGTTCGCCAAGGCCGGACCGTATGCCCTGGCCGATGTGCGGCTGTGCTTCACAGCGGGCAACGGACGCCATCGCCGGGGTGGCGCCCGGCACGCCGCGCGGGGAGGCCGTCGATGAACGGCAAGCCACCGCTGCCGCGCCGCGTGGGACGCCGACCGGTGACCGTATGCCAGTGGACCGACCACACTCCCAACGTCACTGCCCTGGCCCGGACTGCCCTTCGACAAGTTCTGTTGCCGCTGAAGTTCGGCGAGGAGCAGGTTGACGATGTCGTGCTCGCCGTCTCCGAACTCGTCGCCAATGCCACCGAACACGCGCCGGGGCCCTACGCCCTCCGGCTGCGCCGTACGAGCGGCGAGTACGTCTGTGAGGTCGAGGACACGGACCTGCACATGCCCCAGTTGCCTGTCTTCCCTGCTGCCGCGCCCTTCGGGCCCGTTCCCGACGCGCGGGGCGGCGGCATCGATGCGCTGCTGGCGGTGCTCGGCGAACGCGGGCGGGGGCTACACATCGTCGATGAACTGACCCGTGGGGCCTGGGGCTTCACCGCGCGGGGAGCGGTGAAGGTGGCGTGGGCGGCCTTTCCCTGTCCAGTGCCGCGCATTTGGTCGCGGTGTCCGTAGGAGACAGTCGCAGTGAGCGGGGATGCTGCATACGGCTGTGTTCGTCCAGCGGGACTCCGAGGGGCGACTGCAGTGGGCTTTCGGCTGCGGGGCGGGTTCCGTTTGTTGCCCCTCCGCAACCTCGCCCCCAGGTATGGAGTTGGCGGAGTGACACGGTCGAGGCCCGATGAAGACGGGGCGCTGAGGAAGTGCAGTGCGCCCTGGCGCTTGCGTCACCCGTTGGGGTGAACGGACTCCACTGATAGGCGTGTTGACCTGGACTTACGCGGCAACCCGGAACCGGCGCCGCCGGATCCGGGTTTGCGGCCGATCGCCGGGGGGATGAAGCGGGTCACGCCAGAGAAAGCGAAGAGTAACCGTCCATAGCAATGGGTGACTTCGTGCTGGTGAGATCGGGGGGCCTCGGCATGGGGAATGCACTGCGGGCTGGGCTACTTGGGGCGAGCGCGGCCGCCATAACGCTGTTGGTGAGCGGGTGCGGGGGCGGTGTCGATCACGCGCCGAAGGGCCCGAAGGGTGGGACGGCGAAGCCTTCGGTATCGGTACCGGCCACCGCCACCGACGGTGGAGCGAACGCCGAGGAACGGGGAGCGCTACGTGCGTACGAAGCGATGTGGAAGGACGCGGCGGCGGCGTCGAGGACTGCGGACGAGCATCACCCACGGCTGAATGATCACGCGCAGGGTGGAGCGCTCGGGTTGCTGCGACTGACACAGCGAGAGACTCGCAAGGCAGGGAAAGTTGCGACTGGTGGGGCCGAGGTCGCTCCCAAGGTTGTCGACAGCCGCGATGGAGTCGTCGAAATCAATGACTGTGTGGACAGCACGTCCTGGGCCACGCAACGCAAGGGCAAGAGTTCCGAGGGTGCAGAGCCGGGAGGGCACCACTTCACCGAGGCCACTGTGAAGATGACCAAGCGCGGCTGGAAAGTCTCGGAACTTACGTGGCGGGGCGTGGGCACGTGTTGATCTGGAACGCGGCATCAAAATCGACGCGAACTCTACGGGTCTGTGTGGTGGGCGTACTCATCGTCGTCGGCTGTGCAGGGGTCTCTTGGGCGGGTGGAGATGGCAGCACAGACTTCCTCGCACCGACGGTAGGGATGGAGTGCGCGTCGCCGCGGTGCGACATGGCCGCGAAGACGGAGGGAAGGCGGGGCGCTCCTCCATCGCGCAACCAACGGGGCAGCAGTCGCGGTAGTGGCGCGGCTCGGCATGCGGGAGACGGCGGCAACGCGGGCACGGGTGGGAATTCGCCTGGTGGCGGTGGAAGTGCGATGGCGCCCGATGGGCCGCCGACGGTCGATTCCACGGGTTGTGAGTACTTGGTGGAAGGAGGGCTGTGCGTGTTGCCGCTGTTCGGGGCCGAGGACGCGGACGCCGAGCTGGCGGGCAAGGGTGGCGGAGAGAAGGGCGGCGGGGAGAAGATTCCCGTGGAGGTGGTTGCGCGGCAGGCGGTCGGCGAGTTGGTGATGCCGGAGCCGGTGATCCGGACGAGTCCGGATGAGAAGCGGGCGCAGCTGGTGCGGGTGCCGACGTGGTTGTGGATCGACAAGGGTGTGTGGGAGCCGGTCTCGAAGACGGTGAAGGTGCCGGGGGTTTCGGTGACGGCGACCGCGACACCTGTCGAGACGATATGGGAGACGGGGGACGGGGCGTCCGTGGTGTGCGAGGGGCCGGGGACGCCGTACGCGAAGAAGTTCGCGGCCGATGCGTCGTCGCCGGACTGTGGTCACACCTATCGAAGGTCGTCGGCGGGCCAGCCGGACGACGCCTACACGCTGACGGCCACGATCGTGTGGGACGTGCACTGGCACGGCGGCGGTCAGCAGGGTGCGGTGCCCGGGCTGCAGACGCAGGCTGAGGTGCCGTTGCGGGTAGCCGAGGCCCAGGCGCTGGTCACGGACGGGGCCTGAGCGGGGCGGGACGCGGCGACAGCCGCCGGTTCGTGCGCCGGGCGTGGCCCGGGCGGCGAGAAGCAGGGCCCGTTCTGAGGGCCTGAGAGCCAGTCAATTCTTGATCATGTGGGGTGCGTTGTGGGTACTTCCTTGTCTTCTTCCGGGTCGGTGAACGGGGCCGGAGATGTGTGGGCTCGGCTTCGGTCGCAGTCGCGCGGTGGGCGGGCGGCGCCGCCGGGTGGGGATCCGGTTCGGGTGCGTTCGCGGGTGAGGCCGGGGCTGGTGGCGGTCGCGGTGGCCGGGATGCTGGCGTGCGGGGCGGTGTTTGCGTGGATTCTCTCCACGTCGGGCGAGCGGGCTGCGGTGTTGTCTGTGGTGCGGCCGGTGGCGGCGGGTGAGGTGATTCGGGCGGACGATCTGGGGGTGGTCCGGCTGGGGTTCGATGACGCCTCGCAGGTGGTTCCGGCAGGACAGCGGGGCGCGGTGGTGGGGCGGCGGGCGGTGCTTCCGCTGGCGGCCGGGACGTTGCTGGGGCCGGGGCAGGCGGGGCGTGCGGCGGCGTTTCCGCCGAGTGGCAAGGCGCAGATCGTGGTGGCGGTGGAGGCGGAGATGCTTCCCGACGGGTTGAGTGCCGGGCAGCGGGTCGCGCTGGTACCGGGAGTGCCGCCTGGTGGCCGCGTCGCGGAAGAGGAGGAGAAGCAGGCGGCGGACCCGCTGGTGGGGGTGGTGAACGCGGTCAGTCGCCCGCAGGCGGCCTCGGACAAGGGGGCGGTCACGGTGCTGGTGGATTCGGCGGCGGTGCGGGACGCGGCGCGGATCACCGATCCGCGGATCGCGGTGCTCGGTCCTGCCGTGACGGAGGTGCCGTGATGCGCAGACTCGTCGCGGTGGGGTCACTGAGCGGGGCGCCGGGGGTGACGGCATTGACACTGTCGCTGGCCGCCGCGTGGCCGACAGCGCAGGGAGGGGCGCAGCCGGTGGTGGTCGAGGCCGACGTGTCGGGTGGTGATCTCGCGACACGGTTCGGACTTCCTGAGAATGAGGGCTTGTTGATGCTCGCGGCCGGGGCGCGGCGGGACTCGGTCGGCAAGGAGTTGGAGGCCTGCGTGCTTCAGGCGCCCGGCGGGCTGCGGGTGGTGGTGGCGCCGTCGGGTGCGGAGCAGGCCGCGTCGTGTGTCGCGGAGATCGCCTCGTGCCTGCATGCGCTGCGGGGCGGTGAGACGGACGAAGGCGTGGTGCTGCTCGATCTGGGGCGGCTGACGGAGGGGCCCTCGCGTCACCTGGCGCGGGCCGCGGACCGGCTGGTGATCGTGTGCCGGGGGCGGGCCGAACCGCTGGTGCATGTCGCGGTGCGCGGGGAGTGGCTGGCCGAAGTCCCTGCGGAGCTGGTCGTGATGGGCCCCTGTTCGTACCCCCAGGTGGAGATCGCCGAGGCGTTGAAGGTGCGTCGTGAGCGGGTGCATCTGCTGGGCTGGGACGCGCGGGTGGCAGCTGCCCTGGACGGACGGGGGCGGGTGGGGCGCAGACGGTGGCGGCGCTCGCCGCTGACCGCCGGGGCGCGCGCACTGGCGGCGCGCCTGGTGGGCGCGGACGAGGGCGTGGCGGGGAAGGTCGGGGGTGAGCTGGCGCAGCTCGCCGGCCGTGCCTGGCCCAGCACTGCGTCGGCTGTGAGGGAGGAGCGGTGAGGCGGCAGGAGGCGTTGAGCGTGGTGGATGAGCAGGTCGCCGTCGAGGCGATGCGGGAGTCGGTGGGTCGCTCCCTGGCCGGGTTCGCGCATACGCGCACGGAGTCCGGGCTGCCCGTGCAGAACACCGCCGAACGGCGCTCGCTGGCCCGGCGGCTCCTGGGCGACGAGCTGACCGCCTACAACCAGACCCGCCTCACCTCGGGGCGCACCGTACTGGATGACGGTGCGCGCGAGCGGATCGAACGCGCGGTGATGGAGGCGCTGTTCGGGCTGGGTCCGCTGGAGGAGCTGCTGGCCGACGAGCAGGTGGAGAACATTCAGATCAACGGCGCGGACCAGGTCTTCGTCCGCTACGCGGATGGCCGTGAGGAGCGGCGGGGCGCGGTGGCCGCCTCCGATGCGGAACTCGTCGACCTGGTGCGCCAGATCGCGGCCCGGGCGGGGCTGGAGGAGCGCCGTTTCGACCGGGGCTCCCCGGCGCTGAACGTGGCGCTGCCGGACGGCTCCCGCATGTTCGCGGTGATGGGTGTCTCGCACCGGGTGGGGCTGACGATCCGCAAGCACCGCTACAAGCAGGTCACCATGAAGGATCTGGTCGCCCGCCTTGAGGTGTGTGACGAGGCGATGGCCGACTTCCTGACGGCCGCCGTGCGGGACCGGAAGAACATCATGATCGGCGGTGGCACGAACGTCGGCAAGACCACCGTCGCCCGGGCGTTGATCTCCGCGATCCCGCCGGGGGAGCGTCTGGTCACCATCGAGGACACCTTCGAGCTCGGCCTGCACGAGAACCTGGAGGCTCACCCGAATGTGATGGCGCTGCAGGCCCGAGAGGCGAACCTGGAAGGTCAAGGCGCCATCGACCAGGCGGACTTGGTGCGCTGTGGGCTGCGCATGTCGCCGGACCGGGTCATCGTCGGCGAGGTCCGTGGCTCCGAGATGGTCCCGATGTGCAACGCGATGTCGCAGGGCAACGACGGATCTCTGTCCACCATCCACGCCTCCACCTCGGCGGGGGTGTTCACCAAGCTCGCCGCGTACGCGGCGCAGTCGCCCGAGCGGCTGTCGCTGGAGGCCACCAACCTGCTGATCGCCTCCGCGCTGCACTTCGTGGTGCACCTGGGCTGGGACCGCGCCGGCCGTCGCACGATCGACTCGGTGCGCGAGGTCGTCGGAGCAGATGGCGGCCAGGTCATCTCCAACGAGATCTACCGGCCGGGCCCCGACGGCCGCGCCGTGGCCGGCGCGCCGCTGCGTACCGAAACCCTGGACGGCCTGGTCAACGCGGGACTCGATGTCGCGCTGCTGCGCAGTGAGAGGTGGAGGAGCGCCGGATGATGACGACACGAATGCTGTGGGGCCTGGCTCTGGGCATCGGATTCGCCTGCTCCATGGGCCTGTTCGCCTACGGACTGCGCGCACCGGCCGCGCGGAGCACCGCATCATGGCGCGGGCGGCTTCCGGCCTCGCTGAGCGGGCGCCGGCTGCTGTTCGCCGGCGCGGGCGCACTCGCCGTCGCCCTGCTCACCGGCTGGCCGGTCGGCGGACTGCTCGCCCTGGTCGGGGCGTTGACGCTGCCGCGGCTGCTGGGCGGGGACAGGCAGGCAGGAGCCCGCACCGAGGTACTGGAGGCCCTGGCCACCTGGGCGGAGATGCTGCGCGACACCCTGTCGGCCGCGGCCGGCCTGGAGCAGGCGATCCTCGCCACCGTGCCCGTCGCCCCACCCGCACTGAAGGAACCGGCCGAGGCGATGGCAGCGCGGATCAACGACGGGCAGTCGCTCGGGGACGCGCTGCGCGCCTTCGCCGACGACATCGATGACCCGGTCGCCGACATGGTCGTCGCGGCCCTGGCCATGGCCGCCGAACGCCAGGCACGCCAACTCGCGCCGCTGCTCGGTACGTTGGCACTCGCGACACGGGAACAGGTGACCATGCGGCTGCGGACCGAAGCCGGCCGGACCCGGGTACGTACCTCGGTACGCGTCATCACCGTCACCACCCTCGGCATGGCGGGCGGCCTGGTCGTCTTCAACCGGCCCTACCTGCAGCCGTACGGAACGACCGTGGGGCAGCTGGTGCTCGCCGTGATCGGGACGCTGTTCGGCCTGGGCCTGTGGTGGCTGGCGAAGACCGCGGCACTGCCGCAGGAACCGCGAGTCCTCAAAGCCGCCACCGCGGCCGGAACGGGCGGGGAGGTGAACGGCCGGTGACCGGCATCCTGCTCGGCATCGGCTTCGGCGCCTTCATGGCCCTGGCCGTCTACGGCCTGCATCCACCGCGGCCGTCCCTGGCACAGCGAGTGGCCGCGCTTCGCCAACCGCTGCCCGTACCCCTGCCGTCCATGGCCAGGGCGGGAGGACGGGGTGGCTGGGCGGCGCGCGCCGGACGCGGTGCCGTCCCCGCACTCACAGCGATCGGCCTGCCCGGCAGCTCCCTTGGACGGGATCTGCGGCTCGCGGAGGTGGAGGCGGAGCACTTCCTGGCGGAGAAGGCCGCGGCCGGACTCGTCGGCGTGATCGCGCCCGGAGCGGCGATGGCGGCCTTGTGGGCACTCACCGGGACGGGTCCCGGCTGGCAGGCTTCCGCCGCGGGATCTCTGGCGGTCGGCGCCGTGCTGTTCTTCACCCCGGACCTGGGCGTACGCGCGACCGCGCGGCGGCGCCGCGACGAACTGCGGCACACGCTGTCGGTCTTCCTCAACCTCACCGTCGTCGCCCTGGCCGGCGGCGCCGGAGTGCACCAGGCCCTGGGGGATGCCGGCGCCTCCGTGCACGGCTGGGCCGCCGCCCAACTGCGGCGCGCACTGACCGCCGCCGAGGTCTCCCGCACCAACGTCTGGCACGAGATCGGCGAACTCGGCCGCCACAGCGACGTACGCGAACTCACCGAACTCGCCGCGACGGTCTCCCTCGCGGGCAGTGAAGGAGCCAAGATCCGGGCCTCGTTGGAGGCGAAGGCGAGCGCGATGCGCACCCGCCGCCTCACCGAGAACGACGGCGCCGCACAGGCCGCGACGGAACGGATGTCACTGCCGGTCGTCGTCCTGTTCACCGCGTTTCTGATCTTCATCGGGTTCCCGGCGATGCACAAAGTCCTCGCCGGCTTCTGACACCCGTACGACCCGCAACACTCCCCGGGCCCTCACGGCCCACGGGGACACATCAGGAGGTTCGTCATGCAGATGCACACCATCCCCGCCACGGCCCGGCGCTGGGGCCACTGGATCAAAGAGAAGAACAAGAAGGGCGGAGACGCC
Protein-coding sequences here:
- a CDS encoding CpaF family protein, producing the protein MRESVGRSLAGFAHTRTESGLPVQNTAERRSLARRLLGDELTAYNQTRLTSGRTVLDDGARERIERAVMEALFGLGPLEELLADEQVENIQINGADQVFVRYADGREERRGAVAASDAELVDLVRQIAARAGLEERRFDRGSPALNVALPDGSRMFAVMGVSHRVGLTIRKHRYKQVTMKDLVARLEVCDEAMADFLTAAVRDRKNIMIGGGTNVGKTTVARALISAIPPGERLVTIEDTFELGLHENLEAHPNVMALQAREANLEGQGAIDQADLVRCGLRMSPDRVIVGEVRGSEMVPMCNAMSQGNDGSLSTIHASTSAGVFTKLAAYAAQSPERLSLEATNLLIASALHFVVHLGWDRAGRRTIDSVREVVGADGGQVISNEIYRPGPDGRAVAGAPLRTETLDGLVNAGLDVALLRSERWRSAG
- a CDS encoding type II secretion system F family protein gives rise to the protein MMTTRMLWGLALGIGFACSMGLFAYGLRAPAARSTASWRGRLPASLSGRRLLFAGAGALAVALLTGWPVGGLLALVGALTLPRLLGGDRQAGARTEVLEALATWAEMLRDTLSAAAGLEQAILATVPVAPPALKEPAEAMAARINDGQSLGDALRAFADDIDDPVADMVVAALAMAAERQARQLAPLLGTLALATREQVTMRLRTEAGRTRVRTSVRVITVTTLGMAGGLVVFNRPYLQPYGTTVGQLVLAVIGTLFGLGLWWLAKTAALPQEPRVLKAATAAGTGGEVNGR
- a CDS encoding type II secretion system F family protein; the protein is MTGILLGIGFGAFMALAVYGLHPPRPSLAQRVAALRQPLPVPLPSMARAGGRGGWAARAGRGAVPALTAIGLPGSSLGRDLRLAEVEAEHFLAEKAAAGLVGVIAPGAAMAALWALTGTGPGWQASAAGSLAVGAVLFFTPDLGVRATARRRRDELRHTLSVFLNLTVVALAGGAGVHQALGDAGASVHGWAAAQLRRALTAAEVSRTNVWHEIGELGRHSDVRELTELAATVSLAGSEGAKIRASLEAKASAMRTRRLTENDGAAQAATERMSLPVVVLFTAFLIFIGFPAMHKVLAGF